The Sporosarcina ureae genome includes a region encoding these proteins:
- a CDS encoding BCCT family transporter, which translates to MRDKKTVFYSSLAVSLVLISIGIFAPKQLENFSNSSLSFIYNNLGWFILGSVFIFFVFCIYIGMSKFGHIRLGDDDDRPEYKTATWIGMLFSASIGISLVFWGVAEPVSYYIDPPFGTGYSEEAAKTAMQFVFLHWGVSAWACYAVIGVSLAFFQFRKKLPASLSSVFYPLVGDKIRGTFGKTIDVIVILSIVIGIATSLGFGTLQVNSGMNYLWDVPIGISTQAIIIIAVSMIYVVSTVSGLQGAMKHLSNLNMLLAFVLLGLVLIFGPTQMIMKIFFQGIGDYAQNFISMSFRTEPYGDGSWISSWTLFYFGWWIAWAPLVGSFVARISKGRTIKEFMFGAIFIPVLGSFTWFSVMGGSAIAFIQNAGETAIATAVESDITSALFIFFEYFPMSVFLSILAMVLVIVFFITSANSAVFVLGMISENGNPNPSHLTKIVWGVIIAAISVVLIMTGGLAGLQSALVATAIPIAVLMLFMCYSTFIGLKEEAAIISGGEAKEKVELSKTEKPERLEKLEKLKKPEEMKKEPVILAEVEETREEKTLVTNK; encoded by the coding sequence ATGAGAGATAAAAAAACTGTGTTTTATTCTTCATTGGCTGTTAGCTTAGTTTTAATAAGTATCGGTATTTTTGCGCCGAAGCAGCTAGAGAACTTCTCCAATTCCTCACTTAGTTTTATCTATAATAATCTAGGTTGGTTCATTTTGGGAAGCGTTTTCATTTTCTTCGTTTTTTGTATTTATATCGGGATGTCCAAATTCGGTCATATTCGGTTGGGAGATGATGACGATCGGCCGGAATATAAGACGGCCACTTGGATTGGTATGCTATTTAGTGCTTCTATAGGAATCAGCCTTGTCTTCTGGGGAGTTGCAGAACCAGTTTCCTACTACATCGATCCTCCCTTTGGAACCGGTTATTCGGAAGAAGCTGCAAAAACAGCAATGCAATTCGTTTTCCTGCATTGGGGTGTTTCGGCATGGGCCTGTTATGCAGTGATCGGCGTATCATTAGCATTTTTCCAGTTCCGGAAAAAGCTGCCTGCCTCTTTAAGTTCCGTCTTTTACCCGTTGGTCGGCGATAAAATCCGAGGAACTTTCGGTAAAACCATCGACGTCATTGTCATTCTATCCATCGTCATTGGGATTGCGACTTCGCTCGGCTTCGGAACATTGCAAGTCAATAGCGGCATGAATTACCTCTGGGATGTGCCGATTGGCATTTCCACACAAGCGATCATCATCATAGCCGTTAGTATGATTTATGTGGTATCAACTGTTTCCGGTCTTCAAGGGGCGATGAAGCATCTATCAAACTTGAATATGTTACTGGCGTTCGTTTTATTGGGGTTGGTGCTTATCTTTGGTCCGACACAGATGATTATGAAAATATTCTTCCAAGGAATAGGTGATTATGCCCAGAACTTCATCAGCATGTCTTTCCGTACGGAGCCATATGGAGACGGTTCGTGGATTTCCAGTTGGACGTTGTTCTATTTTGGCTGGTGGATCGCATGGGCTCCGTTGGTCGGCAGCTTTGTAGCCAGGATTTCGAAAGGCAGAACGATAAAGGAATTCATGTTCGGTGCGATTTTCATCCCAGTATTGGGATCTTTCACTTGGTTTTCGGTCATGGGCGGCTCGGCGATTGCGTTCATCCAGAATGCGGGCGAGACTGCAATTGCAACTGCGGTGGAATCCGACATTACATCGGCACTGTTTATATTTTTTGAATACTTTCCGATGAGTGTATTTTTGAGTATTTTAGCCATGGTGCTAGTCATTGTTTTCTTTATCACTTCCGCAAACTCAGCGGTATTTGTACTTGGAATGATTAGTGAAAATGGCAATCCGAATCCATCACATCTGACAAAGATCGTATGGGGAGTGATCATCGCAGCTATCTCTGTCGTGTTGATCATGACAGGCGGCTTAGCAGGACTACAATCGGCTCTCGTTGCCACAGCAATTCCAATCGCAGTCTTGATGCTTTTCATGTGCTACTCAACATTTATCGGGTTAAAAGAAGAGGCTGCAATCATTTCTGGGGGAGAAGCGAAGGAGAAGGTGGAACTATCTAAAACGGAAAAGCCGGAAAGGCTGGAAAAGCTGGAAAAGCTGAAAAAGCCGGAAGAGATGAAGAAAGAACCGGTCATCTTAGCAGAAGTGGAAGAGACGCGGGAAGAGAAAACGTTAGTCACGAACAAGTGA
- a CDS encoding aldehyde dehydrogenase family protein produces MNKLLDRTTNKQLMINGEYVEAPSYAPLYSPYSNEKIAEIAMADQALTEQAIEAAHNARKVIGNMPAFQRAEILENVARILAERTEEAATVISSESAKPIMFARAEVLRTIETYKFAAEEAKRIHGETIPFDAASGGVGRIGYTLREPIGVIAAITPFNFPMNLVAHKVGPAIAAGNPIVLKPASQTPLSALFIAEVFKDAGLPPGVLNVIMGPGGVIGDVLVMDERVKMVTFTGSPSVGIGISNKSGLKKTTLELGSNSALIIDKGIDVDSIIDRCIMGAFSNQGQVCISTQRIYVHEGLYEEFTSKFAAAAKQLKLGDPLAEDTYISSLISEKELDRTLSWIEETKKGDAEVLAGGQAQNGVLEPTIIANAAHSLKVSCQEVFAPIVVVNKVESVQAAIELVNDSRFGLQAGIYTNNVQHALYATKNLEVGGVIINDVPTYRVDQMPYGGVKESGTGREGLKYAIEEMTEMKLVVWNQG; encoded by the coding sequence ATGAATAAACTACTTGATAGAACAACTAATAAACAATTAATGATCAACGGGGAATATGTAGAAGCACCAAGCTATGCTCCACTATATTCTCCATACTCAAATGAAAAAATTGCTGAAATTGCTATGGCGGATCAAGCACTGACGGAACAAGCAATTGAAGCTGCACATAATGCAAGAAAAGTTATTGGAAACATGCCTGCATTTCAACGTGCCGAAATATTGGAAAACGTCGCGAGAATACTAGCTGAGAGAACGGAAGAAGCAGCGACGGTCATTTCAAGTGAATCTGCAAAGCCTATTATGTTTGCAAGAGCCGAGGTTTTAAGAACGATCGAGACATATAAATTTGCTGCAGAAGAAGCAAAACGCATCCATGGAGAAACGATTCCATTTGATGCTGCTTCTGGCGGTGTGGGACGAATAGGATATACACTGCGTGAACCGATCGGTGTAATCGCTGCCATTACGCCATTTAACTTCCCAATGAATTTAGTGGCGCATAAAGTTGGGCCCGCAATTGCTGCGGGAAACCCAATAGTCTTGAAACCGGCATCTCAAACGCCTCTATCTGCCTTATTCATCGCAGAAGTATTTAAAGATGCAGGTCTTCCGCCGGGTGTACTAAATGTTATAATGGGACCAGGGGGTGTCATCGGTGACGTTCTTGTCATGGATGAGCGAGTTAAAATGGTCACGTTTACCGGAAGTCCAAGTGTCGGAATCGGAATCAGCAATAAATCCGGATTGAAGAAGACCACATTGGAATTGGGATCTAACTCTGCGTTGATTATAGATAAGGGCATTGATGTTGACTCTATTATCGATCGCTGTATTATGGGTGCCTTCTCGAATCAAGGTCAAGTGTGTATTTCAACACAACGAATCTATGTCCATGAAGGACTTTACGAAGAATTCACGAGTAAATTTGCAGCTGCTGCTAAACAGTTGAAGTTAGGCGATCCTCTTGCGGAAGATACGTATATCTCATCGTTGATTTCAGAGAAAGAATTGGATCGCACACTTAGCTGGATTGAAGAAACGAAAAAAGGCGATGCAGAAGTCTTGGCAGGTGGTCAGGCGCAAAATGGCGTACTTGAACCAACAATTATTGCCAATGCCGCCCACTCACTGAAAGTTTCATGCCAGGAAGTATTTGCACCAATCGTTGTTGTGAATAAAGTAGAATCTGTGCAGGCTGCTATTGAGCTGGTCAATGATTCCCGCTTCGGACTGCAAGCAGGCATTTATACTAATAATGTACAGCATGCACTTTATGCAACGAAAAATTTGGAAGTGGGCGGCGTAATCATTAATGACGTACCTACTTACCGTGTAGACCAAATGCCATACGGCGGCGTGAAAGAAAGCGGTACAGGACGTGAAGGCCTAAAATATGCAATTGAAGAAATGACAGAAATGAAGCTCGTTGTTTGGAATCAAGGATGA
- a CDS encoding sigma-54 interaction domain-containing protein: protein MTHENKQEKMDLSLESLLKILDYSSDEIYVLDGETKIVYVNRNCEKHYGVKKSDVVGRYNDDFFNEGYWTPSVVPRVLEKKMPVSMRQQTNIGAELLTRAFPILNNHNEIEYIVITATEIKDFTRLTKTEEQPSSNEVDKDFADTVIMNNEKMRKILRFCEKVAPTDSTVLVHGQSGTGKGVIAYHLHKLSARRNEPFLNVNCAAIPEDLLESALFGYIAGSFTGAKKEGKIGMFEAADNGTIFLDEIGELALPLQAKVLQVIQDKKFIPIGSNVSKTVNVRIIAATNQDLLKMVDNKTFREDLFYRLNVIDIHLPTLAERKEDIIPLVYSFLSKFNDKYNFTKIISEDCLTVLYHYSWPGNVRQLENLMERLVITSEAVIGLEDLPEVILDKVKEVPELLYSNSLESALDNVTGTMVRRSYQKFRSSRGVAADLQISQSKASRLIREHCLSEE, encoded by the coding sequence ATGACTCATGAAAACAAACAAGAAAAAATGGATTTATCTTTGGAGTCACTACTTAAAATACTGGATTATTCATCAGATGAAATTTATGTATTGGATGGAGAAACCAAAATTGTATATGTCAATCGTAATTGCGAAAAACATTACGGAGTAAAAAAGTCTGATGTTGTAGGAAGATATAATGATGACTTTTTTAATGAAGGATACTGGACGCCCTCCGTCGTTCCACGTGTATTAGAAAAGAAAATGCCGGTGTCGATGAGACAGCAAACAAATATCGGAGCTGAATTGTTGACTAGGGCTTTCCCTATACTAAATAACCATAATGAGATCGAATATATTGTGATTACGGCAACTGAAATAAAGGATTTCACACGACTAACAAAAACTGAAGAACAACCCTCATCCAACGAAGTAGACAAAGACTTCGCAGATACGGTGATTATGAATAATGAAAAGATGCGTAAAATCTTACGCTTCTGTGAAAAGGTTGCACCAACAGACTCCACTGTGTTGGTGCACGGTCAATCCGGAACTGGTAAAGGTGTCATCGCCTATCATTTGCACAAATTGAGTGCCAGAAGAAATGAACCTTTCCTAAATGTTAATTGTGCAGCTATCCCCGAAGACTTGTTAGAATCAGCACTTTTTGGTTATATCGCCGGTTCTTTTACAGGTGCTAAAAAGGAAGGGAAAATTGGAATGTTTGAAGCGGCGGATAATGGGACTATATTCTTGGATGAAATCGGGGAGTTGGCATTACCTTTGCAAGCTAAAGTACTTCAAGTCATTCAGGATAAGAAGTTTATCCCGATCGGCAGTAATGTTAGTAAGACAGTGAACGTCCGTATTATCGCTGCCACGAACCAAGACTTACTAAAAATGGTGGATAATAAAACATTCCGTGAGGATTTATTTTATCGACTCAATGTTATCGATATCCATTTACCGACATTAGCCGAACGCAAAGAAGATATTATTCCTTTAGTTTACAGCTTCCTAAGTAAGTTTAATGATAAGTACAATTTCACTAAAATAATCTCCGAAGACTGCCTAACGGTTCTTTATCATTATTCATGGCCGGGCAATGTACGTCAGTTGGAAAATCTGATGGAACGTTTAGTCATTACGAGTGAAGCGGTCATTGGATTGGAAGATCTACCCGAAGTAATTTTGGACAAAGTGAAGGAAGTTCCAGAATTGCTCTATTCAAATTCTTTGGAAAGCGCTTTGGATAATGTGACAGGAACGATGGTCAGAAGGTCGTACCAGAAGTTTCGCTCTTCAAGAGGGGTGGCCGCTGATCTACAAATCAGCCAATCCAAAGCATCCAGACTAATCCGAGAACATTGTCTGAGTGAGGAGTAA
- a CDS encoding ferredoxin has protein sequence MAQYTMVERSTCIACGACNPVAPELFDYTADGFAFALLDDNEGITEVPEDLIEDLEDAFEGCPTNSIKMADVPFSCQRIEAS, from the coding sequence ATGGCACAATATACAATGGTGGAGCGAAGCACGTGCATCGCTTGCGGGGCGTGTAACCCGGTTGCCCCTGAGTTGTTTGACTATACTGCCGACGGATTTGCTTTTGCATTATTGGATGACAATGAAGGCATTACCGAAGTTCCAGAAGATTTGATCGAGGATCTGGAAGACGCATTCGAAGGTTGCCCCACAAATTCCATCAAAATGGCGGATGTACCATTCTCTTGCCAGAGAATTGAAGCTAGTTAA
- a CDS encoding tartrate dehydrogenase — MKTYKIAVIAGDGIGPEVIDEGIKVLKKVAELDGGFIFDFTYFPWGCEYYTHEGRMMAEDGIEQLKGFDAIYLGAVGFPGVPDHISLWDLLLIIRKCFDQYVNIRPVTLLDGAHCPLQNVDRNDIDMLFIRENTEGEYSGAGDWLFKGQEHEVVLQNGVFSRKGTERIIRYAFETAKKQGRSLTSISKANALNYSMVFWDQVFDEVSADYPEVKTASYLVDAAAMLMITDPKRFEVVVTSNLFGDILTDVGASIAGGIGLAAGANINPEGTFPSMFEPVHGSAPDIAGKGIGNPLAAIWSASQMLDHFGYEKYGKMVVDSIERLLVEDEVLTPDMQGSASTLEVGDRIVDIIGNLKSVKA, encoded by the coding sequence ATGAAGACTTATAAGATTGCTGTAATTGCCGGAGACGGTATCGGTCCTGAAGTCATTGATGAAGGGATCAAAGTACTGAAAAAGGTTGCTGAGCTCGACGGTGGTTTCATATTTGATTTTACCTACTTCCCTTGGGGCTGTGAATATTACACCCATGAAGGGCGCATGATGGCTGAAGATGGAATTGAACAACTAAAGGGGTTCGACGCAATCTATTTAGGGGCTGTCGGCTTCCCGGGTGTTCCGGACCATATCTCATTATGGGATCTTCTGTTGATAATCCGTAAATGTTTCGATCAATATGTCAATATCCGTCCAGTGACTTTGCTGGACGGTGCCCATTGTCCTCTGCAAAATGTCGATCGTAATGATATTGATATGCTGTTTATCCGTGAAAACACGGAAGGTGAATATTCAGGAGCCGGAGATTGGCTGTTTAAAGGCCAGGAGCATGAAGTGGTCCTGCAAAATGGTGTATTCTCCCGCAAAGGTACAGAAAGAATCATTCGCTATGCTTTCGAGACTGCTAAAAAACAAGGCCGCAGCCTGACAAGTATCAGTAAAGCAAATGCATTAAACTATTCAATGGTCTTCTGGGATCAAGTATTCGATGAAGTAAGTGCAGACTACCCGGAAGTAAAAACAGCTTCTTATTTAGTAGATGCCGCCGCCATGCTGATGATCACAGATCCAAAACGTTTTGAAGTAGTGGTTACTTCGAATTTATTCGGCGATATTTTAACTGATGTTGGCGCGTCAATCGCAGGTGGAATTGGTCTAGCTGCGGGAGCAAACATTAATCCGGAGGGTACATTCCCTTCAATGTTCGAACCTGTACATGGCTCGGCGCCCGATATTGCAGGAAAAGGAATTGGTAATCCTTTAGCCGCTATCTGGTCTGCGAGTCAGATGCTTGATCATTTCGGTTACGAAAAATACGGCAAAATGGTAGTGGATTCCATTGAGCGGTTATTGGTCGAGGATGAAGTGCTAACACCCGATATGCAAGGAAGCGCTTCTACTTTAGAAGTAGGAGACCGGATTGTAGACATCATAGGAAACTTGAAGTCAGTAAAAGCTTAA
- a CDS encoding NAD(P)/FAD-dependent oxidoreductase translates to MIRTAEVSDVTIIGGGPVGLFTAFYAGLRQMSVKVIESLPQLGGQLSALYPEKYIYDIAGFPKVRAQELVDNLIEQMNQFPTTVCLDEAVMQVEKEDDGVFKLTTNSGVHYSRTIIVTAGNGAFQARKMEIESEEKFQGQNIHYFVQNMNQFQNKKVALFGGGDSAVDWALMLEPIAEKASIIHRRDKFRAHEHSVELLKQSKVDRLTPYVPVELLGDERIEKVILKHSKTQEFLELEVDDVLVNYGFVSSLGPIKDWNLEIEKNSIVVNSKMETNIEGLYAVGDICTYEGKVKLIASGFGEAPVAVSSAKVYIDPTAKTQPLHSTSIMGESEEAPKKVTAGVN, encoded by the coding sequence ATGATTAGAACAGCTGAAGTTAGCGACGTAACAATTATTGGGGGTGGACCAGTCGGCCTATTTACAGCATTTTACGCGGGGCTTCGACAAATGTCTGTAAAAGTTATTGAAAGTTTGCCACAACTGGGTGGCCAACTATCGGCACTGTATCCTGAAAAGTATATTTATGATATCGCCGGTTTTCCTAAAGTAAGAGCACAGGAGCTGGTAGATAATCTGATTGAACAAATGAATCAATTTCCGACTACTGTCTGCTTGGATGAAGCGGTAATGCAAGTTGAAAAAGAAGATGATGGCGTTTTCAAACTGACAACAAATAGTGGAGTGCATTATTCAAGAACAATTATTGTCACTGCAGGTAACGGAGCTTTCCAAGCAAGGAAGATGGAGATCGAGAGCGAAGAGAAGTTCCAGGGACAGAATATTCATTATTTCGTTCAGAATATGAATCAGTTCCAGAATAAAAAAGTGGCTTTATTCGGCGGGGGAGATTCCGCAGTGGATTGGGCATTGATGCTGGAACCAATTGCTGAAAAAGCATCCATCATTCACCGCAGAGATAAGTTTCGTGCACATGAACATAGCGTGGAATTATTAAAACAATCTAAAGTAGATCGATTGACACCTTATGTTCCGGTCGAATTGTTGGGTGATGAAAGAATTGAGAAAGTAATTCTAAAACATTCTAAAACACAAGAGTTTTTAGAGCTTGAAGTCGATGATGTACTAGTCAATTACGGTTTCGTTTCATCATTGGGGCCTATCAAGGACTGGAATCTTGAAATAGAGAAAAACTCCATTGTGGTCAATTCAAAAATGGAAACGAATATCGAAGGGCTCTACGCAGTAGGGGATATTTGCACATATGAAGGAAAAGTAAAGTTGATTGCATCTGGTTTTGGTGAAGCACCTGTCGCGGTGAGCAGCGCAAAAGTATATATCGATCCGACAGCAAAAACTCAGCCGTTGCATAGTACCAGCATCATGGGAGAATCGGAAGAAGCTCCAAAGAAAGTGACTGCCGGAGTCAACTGA
- a CDS encoding aromatic ring-hydroxylating oxygenase subunit alpha: protein MAYNKVQNATERTFERTMPYNLFTDPEVLKKEKEMIFAKSWQLVGHVSQVEKKGAFFTAEIGDDPLIIIRGTDEVLRAFYNVCPHRATKLEKSDSGKKKILQCSYHGWTFKTDGALNKAPNFRSEEDAACVQDACLRSVRMEVIESLIFVNLDDNAKPLAESYGDFFDRLGKFEFLKNLQFTHKKSRHIKANWKAFIENYLECDHCHVAHPSFIDTLDMDDYQIITCENYSIQGSMVKPDKQYGEVNLEEAEMQGGSFFWLWPNLMLTIYPGPANMATIQLVPIDEENTEIVYTYYFSEDSLEKLTQEEKDLMTFAEQVRFEDIELVELEQLGFKSRAFEKGRYSQSEQAIVQFHEMVLEALNE, encoded by the coding sequence ATGGCTTATAATAAAGTACAGAACGCAACGGAAAGAACATTCGAAAGAACGATGCCTTACAATCTATTTACGGATCCAGAGGTATTGAAAAAAGAAAAAGAAATGATTTTCGCGAAGAGTTGGCAATTAGTCGGCCATGTAAGCCAAGTTGAAAAAAAAGGCGCGTTTTTTACTGCTGAGATTGGCGATGACCCACTTATTATTATTCGGGGAACAGATGAAGTTCTTCGCGCGTTTTATAATGTTTGTCCTCACAGAGCGACGAAATTGGAGAAAAGTGATTCGGGCAAAAAGAAAATTCTACAGTGCTCGTATCATGGCTGGACATTCAAAACGGATGGGGCTTTAAACAAAGCACCGAACTTCCGGAGCGAAGAAGATGCTGCTTGCGTTCAGGATGCGTGCTTGCGTTCCGTTAGAATGGAAGTAATCGAATCCTTAATTTTTGTTAACTTGGATGATAATGCAAAACCATTGGCTGAGTCCTATGGTGATTTCTTCGATCGTCTAGGGAAATTTGAATTCTTGAAGAATCTGCAATTTACTCACAAGAAGTCCCGTCATATTAAAGCAAATTGGAAAGCATTTATTGAAAACTATCTTGAATGTGATCATTGTCACGTAGCGCATCCAAGTTTTATTGACACATTAGACATGGATGATTATCAGATCATTACGTGTGAGAACTATTCAATACAAGGTTCTATGGTGAAGCCTGATAAGCAATATGGAGAAGTAAATTTAGAAGAAGCAGAAATGCAAGGTGGGTCATTCTTCTGGCTATGGCCGAACTTGATGCTTACAATTTATCCGGGACCTGCGAATATGGCAACTATTCAGTTAGTCCCAATCGATGAAGAAAATACTGAAATCGTTTATACGTACTACTTTAGCGAAGACAGCTTGGAAAAACTGACCCAGGAAGAGAAAGACCTGATGACATTTGCGGAGCAAGTTCGCTTTGAAGATATCGAATTGGTTGAATTAGAGCAACTTGGCTTCAAATCACGTGCATTCGAGAAAGGCCGTTACTCACAATCTGAACAAGCAATCGTACAATTCCATGAAATGGTTCTGGAGGCGCTCAATGAATAA
- a CDS encoding IS110 family transposase: protein MNFTQNAKINQVTDQTLVIGMDIAKRTHYACMVDERGLILKKSFPVHQSSHGFEYFYECILNAKKQFGKSDVIIGIEPTGHYWLNLAYFLDDRGIPLVVCNPMHVKKSKELDDNLQTKNDAKDALVIARLVKDGRYSYPRILRETEAELRVGSTLKGNLTEELNAIKNKMIRWTDRYFPEFQGIFPAFGKMALAVLECTPFPSEIVNQEPSELLATYRTVEGMKSPQLPKTKKLIENARTSIGVTEGQQMARIEIATLVQRYRQLEKELASLQEQLTAFIQATVEYEYLQTVPGLGDATIIDLLSEIGSFSHYDHPRQLLKLAGLTLRENSSGQHKGQKRISKRGRSQLRALLFRVMMPMVRHNKAFKQLHEYYTTRQVNPLRKKQSIVVLCGKLLKVLHAICTKHIAFDAEQMMKDIPKLDRAA from the coding sequence ATGAATTTTACGCAAAATGCAAAGATTAATCAAGTCACGGATCAGACGCTAGTTATCGGAATGGATATCGCCAAGCGCACACATTACGCCTGCATGGTCGATGAACGTGGCCTGATTCTTAAGAAATCGTTCCCTGTTCATCAATCAAGCCATGGGTTCGAATACTTCTATGAGTGTATTCTAAACGCTAAGAAACAATTTGGTAAAAGTGATGTCATCATAGGTATTGAACCTACCGGCCACTATTGGCTCAACCTGGCTTACTTTCTCGATGATCGGGGCATCCCCCTCGTCGTATGCAACCCCATGCATGTAAAGAAGTCCAAGGAGCTGGACGACAATCTTCAAACAAAGAACGATGCAAAAGATGCCCTCGTCATCGCCCGTTTGGTGAAAGATGGACGTTACAGCTACCCTAGAATTTTAAGGGAGACAGAGGCAGAACTACGGGTTGGTTCGACTTTGAAAGGTAATCTTACTGAAGAATTGAACGCGATAAAAAACAAGATGATTCGCTGGACTGATCGGTACTTTCCCGAGTTCCAAGGAATATTTCCAGCGTTTGGTAAAATGGCGCTAGCCGTTTTGGAATGTACTCCATTCCCATCTGAGATAGTGAATCAGGAACCGTCAGAACTACTGGCAACCTACCGGACGGTAGAGGGGATGAAATCTCCCCAGTTGCCGAAGACAAAAAAGCTCATTGAAAATGCACGTACTTCTATAGGCGTAACAGAAGGACAACAGATGGCCCGTATTGAAATTGCCACACTTGTTCAACGTTATCGCCAACTTGAGAAGGAACTGGCATCGCTTCAAGAACAGCTGACAGCGTTTATTCAAGCTACAGTTGAGTACGAGTATCTCCAAACAGTCCCAGGACTTGGAGACGCAACCATCATTGATTTACTATCAGAAATCGGCAGTTTCTCCCATTACGATCATCCACGCCAATTATTGAAACTTGCGGGATTGACGTTGAGGGAGAATTCTTCCGGACAGCACAAGGGACAGAAACGAATTTCTAAAAGAGGAAGAAGCCAGCTGCGTGCACTGCTCTTCCGTGTCATGATGCCAATGGTGCGGCATAACAAGGCATTTAAACAACTGCACGAGTATTACACAACCAGACAAGTGAATCCATTACGCAAGAAACAGTCCATTGTGGTTCTCTGCGGAAAACTACTGAAGGTACTACACGCAATCTGTACGAAACACATAGCGTTTGACGCTGAGCAAATGATGAAGGACATTCCTAAGCTCGATAGAGCTGCCTAA
- a CDS encoding 2-isopropylmalate synthase — protein sequence MSRKIWVFDTTLRDGEQVPGAKLNLYEKVEIAQQLKKLGVDIIEAGFPASSQGDFEAVKAVAQRVGNTNDMMITALARAVQADIDSVYNAVKYAENPMIHMVLGTSDIHVEKKFNKSKDQILQIGVDAVKYAKTLMPEVQYSTEDASRSEFEYLWHTIEAVMKAGATMINVPDTVGFAEPEEFGAMIYKLNDRMKNLNPDVLLSVHCHNDLGMATANTLAAVKNGADKVECTINGIGERAGNAALEEVVMALNTRSSIYNVNTQINTKEIMNTSRLVSSFMGLDVQVNKAITGDNAFAHSSGIHQDGLLKSRDAYEIVHPEDVGLDDMELILTARSGRHAVKNALEKLGFTYMQPEEFEGVFEGFLKLADLKKEVYDHDLYVIVENYYEKHDKENVTNYSDHFFEFEDLQVVSNSNFPSASVKIRKGDETFKSSAVGTGPIDALYSAIAEITKIQVKLIGYDISSVSRGKDALGKVKITIAHEGENYIAKAADTDILKASALAYMNAINSVIVSGLKDATVEHAVANG from the coding sequence ATGAGCAGAAAAATTTGGGTTTTTGATACGACATTACGTGACGGAGAACAGGTACCTGGTGCTAAATTGAATCTTTATGAAAAAGTAGAGATTGCACAGCAATTAAAGAAGCTTGGCGTCGATATAATCGAAGCTGGTTTTCCTGCTTCATCCCAAGGTGATTTTGAAGCGGTCAAGGCTGTCGCGCAGAGAGTTGGCAATACAAATGACATGATGATCACAGCTTTGGCACGCGCAGTGCAGGCAGATATTGATTCAGTATATAACGCAGTAAAGTACGCGGAAAATCCGATGATTCATATGGTGCTAGGTACTTCTGATATTCACGTAGAGAAAAAGTTCAATAAATCAAAGGACCAGATCCTTCAAATAGGTGTAGATGCCGTGAAATATGCAAAGACATTAATGCCTGAAGTACAGTATTCAACGGAAGATGCTTCACGCTCGGAGTTCGAATATTTATGGCATACAATCGAAGCCGTTATGAAGGCGGGTGCGACCATGATTAATGTGCCCGACACGGTAGGTTTTGCAGAGCCTGAGGAATTCGGCGCGATGATTTATAAATTAAATGACCGCATGAAGAACCTGAACCCAGACGTCTTATTAAGTGTTCACTGTCATAATGATTTAGGAATGGCGACTGCAAACACATTAGCAGCAGTCAAGAATGGTGCGGATAAAGTAGAATGTACAATTAATGGCATCGGGGAACGAGCAGGCAATGCAGCGCTTGAAGAAGTGGTCATGGCATTGAACACAAGAAGCTCCATTTACAATGTGAATACACAAATCAATACAAAAGAAATTATGAATACATCTCGTCTTGTATCTAGCTTCATGGGATTGGATGTGCAAGTGAACAAGGCGATTACGGGAGATAATGCTTTTGCTCATTCGTCTGGTATACACCAAGACGGTTTATTGAAATCCCGCGATGCATATGAAATCGTTCATCCCGAAGACGTTGGACTGGATGATATGGAATTGATCTTGACAGCGCGGTCAGGTCGCCATGCGGTGAAAAACGCACTTGAAAAGCTTGGTTTTACGTATATGCAGCCTGAAGAATTTGAAGGGGTATTTGAAGGATTCTTAAAGCTGGCAGACCTTAAAAAAGAAGTATATGATCACGATTTGTATGTAATAGTTGAGAATTATTATGAAAAACATGATAAAGAAAATGTTACGAATTACAGTGATCATTTCTTTGAATTTGAAGATCTGCAAGTCGTCAGCAATTCTAATTTCCCATCTGCTAGCGTCAAGATTCGAAAAGGCGACGAAACTTTCAAATCAAGTGCAGTTGGAACGGGTCCAATCGATGCGCTGTATTCAGCAATTGCTGAAATCACAAAGATTCAAGTGAAATTAATTGGCTATGATATTAGCAGTGTTTCTCGGGGCAAAGATGCGTTAGGAAAGGTGAAAATTACTATCGCGCATGAAGGAGAAAATTATATCGCGAAGGCCGCAGACACAGATATTTTAAAAGCAAGTGCACTGGCCTATATGAATGCGATTAATAGCGTAATCGTATCTGGCCTCAAAGATGCAACTGTGGAACACGCAGTTGCCAATGGGTAA